The following nucleotide sequence is from Thermodesulfobacteriota bacterium.
CGAGTGCCGGACCGACAGGTGGAGATGGGGTAGCCTGACCTGCTTGCAGCTGTAGTTTCACAACGGCAACCACCTTTTTTGCCATTTTTATCTCCTTCCTATATTTTCTCTATCTGGATGAGATCAAACTCCACGGGGGTTGTTCTTCCAAAAATGTTAAGTAAAACTTTTGCTTTGCCTTTTTCGGCCTTTATCTCTTCCACGGTACCCGTAAAGTTGGTAAAAGGCCCCTCTATGACTCGCACTGCATCGCCTTTTTCAAACTTGATCTTCGGCTTTATCTTTCCTTTCCCTTCTTGGATTATCTGGAGAATTTCCTCCACTTCCTTTTCGGGAAGAGGGGTTGGATTCATCCTGTCATGTCCAACAAAGCCTGTAACCTTAGGAGTATTTCGTACAAGGTACCATGTATCGTTATTCATGACCATTTTTACGAGCACATATCCCGGATAGACAACCCTTTGGGATTTTTTTATCTTCCCCTTAACTCTCTCCATAACAATTTCGGATGGCACAATTATCTCCCCGAAATACTCTTCCATT
It contains:
- the nusG gene encoding transcription termination/antitermination protein NusG codes for the protein MEKKWYVVHTYSGYEQKVKEALEESIKLNKMEEYFGEIIVPSEIVMERVKGKIKKSQRVVYPGYVLVKMVMNNDTWYLVRNTPKVTGFVGHDRMNPTPLPEKEVEEILQIIQEGKGKIKPKIKFEKGDAVRVIEGPFTNFTGTVEEIKAEKGKAKVLLNIFGRTTPVEFDLIQIEKI